CAGCACTCTGGCACAAAGGGCCAGTGGATTGATCGACTGGGCTGGACAGAAGGACATCgagaatgtttttattgttttctctgcTTCGTAGAGGTTATCATTCTGGCTATGAGACGTCGGTGTTAGCTTTACTGTGGTGACACATGACCCATCCATGCGAGCGTTTCTAGAATCTTcgtccactcactcactcacacttaCATCCATTCAACTACATAATGAGTCAAACTCGCATAGAAATCAAAGTTCACACACCGTTCCAGAACtgactcattcattcattcttttaacAGTAAGACTACTTTATCGTCTGGCTAAAGCAGTGTTCATACCAACGCATCTGGGACAGAACCCTGTTGTACACGTGCTGTCGGTGACCATCTGACACTTTTGATTGTCTGGACACACCTAAAGACGCAAAAATTATTGGTGCAAGAAACACAACCATCTACAACATTCTGAGTGGAAAAAAAGCAAGGTCCTCAAATTGTCTTTGGTTCGTACCGGAAATCAGCAACCGTTCAACGTCATGAACCAGACGTACACTGATTCGTACCAGAAAATTTTggttttcgtctttctttctttcgcagtttttttttcgtcttgtatcactattttttctgtcatctttgaCCTGCTTACCATGGTGGAACATATATTCACGGGCTCATCGTTGCACTGGCACATTTCACAGCCTCTCTCGTCCGTCTTGGCACCATAAGGACAGTGCTTTCGACAGGTAATTGGTGAGCACTGGGACGTGTTTGGATCTGGAAGCAGAAGAAAGTTTGATGTTTGGCCGTATAATAAGACAGGATTACGACCAGTTTAAGATATCTGGAAACAGAAGTgagttttatgtgtttgttgcATCTTTAAACACAATGGGGCtgacgtgtttgtgtgtgtggtgtctggAATCACAAGATTGACACTTTTGAGCATTGGAAACAGAAGATAGTTGGACGTATATGTTGTCTGGAAACATGGCGTTCATGTTTTACGGTATTTGGAAACAGGAGTTTAACATGGGTAGGAATTGATAATACAAAGAAATGTTGACAAATACACTTTACAAAACAGCGCGTGACACAAGGTgttcttgtgacgtcacagatcatgacccccaaaaaagaaagaatcgACAAATCTGCTCACTTACGgttatttattaaaagataGAATCTTCTAGAATTTTAGATAGAAAatcagatgaaagaaagaaagaattaaaatttaatttgtctaattaaaatgtaatgttaaGTAAGGCGGAACAGACTCGTGAAcgggaagaaaagaaactacAAAACTGAACGGGGTGAAAATCTCCCACTTCAAAAAAACAATTAGGTGCAAATTGGATTGTAAAATCACAAAACTTGTTGAGTGcgcattgataaaaaaaattatttgaaaaaccaCTTTATCTGTTCCtctcttcttgtgtgtgtgtgtgtgtgtgtgagagagagagagagagagagagaatgtatacgtgtgagagagagagagagaaagaggatgtGTAACTGTGTGTGAGTAATGGCTTAGTTAGCCACAGACAGGTACAGCAATACTTTGCTCCTGTTGGGTGGGCTGAAGAGTGTATGCTCACTGATGTCAACACAGGAGAACTGAGGCGCGGAGGGACTGTTCTGGCTGGAGGGATAATTCGGCTGACACTTCTTGCCGGTAGGGCACACCTGTGTGAAGTGTTGACGAAGGATTTTATCACCGCAGCAGAAGAAGACGACAATGACAAGGAAAAAGGACAAGAAGAGGCAGAAGCTTGTGATTAGAGGAAAAGGACAGTACGatcaaacgaacgaacgaacgaacgaacgaagaAACAAATGACATTAACCATGAACACAATATTAACAGTTATGGCAAAAAAAACACGATTTAACAAGGAACAAGAGTCAGAGAGTAAGACTTGAAGGAAGAAGACAGCAGTCGTCATAGTCTACGACACATTCCAAAGACGTCATAGCCTACATCGCAGTTCAGAGACGTCATAGTTATATCGCATTTCAAAGGCGTCACAATCTACATGTCAGTTCAGAGACGTCACAGTTACATCACATTTCAAAGTCATCACAGTCTACGTCATAATCCACAGAGTGACGAGGCCTAGCGAGGGGACTACCTACCACCTGACGACAAACGTCCTTGCACCCGCACAGCTCGCACCCGTTGTCATCCAGTTCCTTACCGAAGGGGCACAGCATGCGACAGGCTACCAAAGGACATTCTGTCTTGGCATCTGCAACAACAGGTGTAGGGACTAAATACTTGGATTATTCTCCATGCACCTTGTATTAGCAACATTACTCCAGGTATATTGCTTATTGCCAGGTGTAACGCAGAGAAGAAAACTACGGGAAACATACCGATACACGCGGGGTACAGGTTGCTGCATACAATGCCATCACACTTGTCTACGTCTCCCATGACTTTACACTTGGTACCTGAGGGACATTGCTGAAAAGTATTTGTGGATTGGTCAAGCTCAAACAGaatctatttaaaatataaacatcgtATGCATAAAAACAGACAGGGTGACAGTGCAAGATACAAAGTGGAGATAGGACAGAAATTGGAGCAGGTAGTAGAAACAGAGAAGGGGGAGAGTAGGAGGGAGTTGAGAGAGGGAGGTGAGAGAAAGGTGGATGaaataggaagaaagaaatggaatgCATCTTTAGACCCACTTTGCATACTTGCAAGGTTTGCACATTACACAAAAGACTGGGAAGAAAGTCCAGACAGTAGAGCGCGATAGCAAGGAAAACCATCACTACCCAACTTTGCACATCTATGTCATTTAAACAACCTCTGTCAAGGACATGTCAAAGACGTGCAATGTCAGTGTCAAGGACGTTCTTTTAAATGACTTGCAGTGCCACAGATGTTCATTTTAAAGACGTGATATGcaagataaatgtaaaaataaaatgcaatataAAAGGTGCAATCTAAAAGAAATGTAATGTCAAGGACGTACAAATCAAGGTTTAGAATATCAAGGATATTGAGCGTCAAGATCGtgcaatataaaagacatacaagaagatgaaaagagtagaaagaagaaaaaaggaacgTTGTCTCACGTAGTTTTCGCAAGGCTCCGGACGGCAGGCACACATGGGACAACCTTTGGCGTCCACCTGAAATCCGTAGCGGCAGCCCATGCGGCAGAGAGGCGGACACAAGGGGTTCAACGCACCAAGAGACGCCGCGCGGACAACTGGAACTAGGACATGCAGACAGTCGTTAGTTCACCTGCCACACCTGAGTTTCTAAGAGACAAACCTGAAATGCAGGACACGCTGGCCGGCAACGTCACTTTGAGCCAAGACACAAAGAGAAGCAGCTTGGGGATTGCATGATATAATCGAGATTATTCTGACCACTGTTACGTCAACGAGCAATAACCGTATGTGACGTACGTGGTCCAGTTCCGGAGCCAGTATGAAGGTTTTAGCCAATGGGAAAGTCGGGAGCATATCTTAATTAATGTGTGACAATGGTGAGGTCGAGTTTGACCTATTTCTGTGCGGGGTATATCTCGAGTTACTCAGGTCACCCACATCTGGGGAAATAGTACAGAACTCAATCCCattccagtttttaaaaaagaatctgcAACATTTAAACCTTTAACAGTTCAAATAAGTCGTTATCTCTTCCCGTTAGCTAACTGGCATTGTGCTTCGTTGTCTTCAACCTGTAAGAGGGTGGTTGAAGGAGTGACCATCCCATTCTGGGCTCATACTGACTATCCCCTGTTCTGGATCACTCGGAAATGCATTTCAAGCAATAAGCCACTTTCGTCTCGACAGGGACACTTCTTGTTATTGAAATGCAGAACACAGTTTGACCGAACAAACAGACGAAGAGCACTTGTTCAACGGAATCTGCTCTTTAGTTTTGGAAGGAcaagtgacaaaagaaaaaaaaaattagaacttgCGTTTCGCGTGTGACAAAATGGTTTTACCGCTGTTGGGTTTTTGAGAAACCTGTCTTTGTACAAAATTAAGGATTCTCAGATAGGAAATTTGAAGGAACATATTTTTGGgcaaaaataagacaaaattcGCGACAAAACATTGTTCTGCCATGGCATCTTAAGGTATCGACTGAAATCTACTTCAAGCAAAATTTTATGAATAGGAAAATATACTTCAAACAAGTTCGCGACAAGGCAATTACAATAATGATGTGtattatgaaaaagaaacaagcaaacacacggACAAGGAGACGGGTAGACAAACAGCTCACCACTCACCTGGAACTGAGGGAGGACAGCACGCGCTGTTCACGCACTGTCTACCCGCTGGGCAATGACTGTCGTTGGAACACTCGTGCACACCCACAAACCACAGACGGTCCGGGTACAGGACTGGCAGCTGACCGTTGGGACATTTCTGCTGAGCAGCTTGGTTATTCAAGAGTCTGCTCTCGACTAAAATGAAGAAGACGATGAAATTGAGACACGAAAAGGACACATTCCTTGCTCATGGTCCACTTCCCGTGGTCATGACGCATGCGCGGTCAACAAGATACAAGTGGTCAGTTAAAGTGGTCAGAACTTATTTTACGAGATCCGATTTTAAAAGGTCATCTTAGTTTTGTaataatcatttaaataaagtaaTCCTGAGTTTTAAGAATGTCGTCTGTCTTATAAAGGGAATACAAGTTTGGAACAATGATCCTACTATCAGGAAATCGCTTAGCTCACTAATAAGGTAACTCATCACCCTggaataaatttttaaagtcattttctttaaagaaaattaaggaACATTAATTAGTGAATTTATATAAGAGCGCATAGCTTTACAACAGGCTTTGTAATCGTTACTCTCcccatcaaaacaaaaatctcactaacacacacaataATGAGAAAAATTCAAATCGCATTCTAATACCATTTTCAATAGTTTTTGTTAGTAAAACGAGACCTTTAATTGTTGCATACAGTTTATCCAACattgaatttgtttgtttggtggggAAGTTGGTGCAGGGTTCTCTTATACCACAAAACTCTTGTTTTGATGTCTGGCTGTTCACAGTTTCACtgaatttaatttgtttaaaatatttaagggAAAGAAATCAAACAAATGAGTGCCTTACATCGTGATACAATCCCATgtgcaaagaaagaattaaaactttaaagaacAGTTTCAATGCAGTTTTAATAGGCGCAGGAATAAACTGTTCTGAACCAAGCCACTCTCATCACTCCAAATACACtcagatattttaatttttccccCTAACACCGCTTGATACAACTACATGCTAGACAAATAATGTTCACAGATACAAAGATGTGTGTTTTTCTCCGCCCCTCGGACAGGTATAATCACTGTTTGCCGACACCTACTCGAGAGATTAGCCCCTTACCCTGAACTCGAAAAATAATAGGcactaaaattagaaaaaattggGGAATTTGGTTGTGTCTTGTAgactctgtgagtgtgtgtgatcGCGCGCGTGTGCTTGcgtgcatatttttatttctgtccaTGAGCTTGAGTACATGTTTaggtacgtgtgtgtatatttgtatatatatatatgtgtgcttcAATGTTCAATGTTTTTGTAGTGAAAATAGGGTGGAGGCTTTCAATtcgtttttttccccaatttacaaaaagcattgaaataaaatatttcaatttatttgttttaaaagttacttGAATGCGATCGAAATTCTTAACgaaataaacatacatataaacaagataatatatatttatatatcttttgcTTAGTTTGTGTATTAATGTTAATACATAATGTTAATACGGTTAATGAATACAAACCAATATGAAAAACCTCTACACACACCAGCACCAAAGCCAATATTCAGTGATTCAAGTCAGTACTCACCGATACATTTCTGGTCGATGCCACCCGTGCAAAGGGGAGTCTGACAGACTTCATAACATTTCTCTCCCTCGCCGCATGTCTGTACAGTATATCATAAGAGGTCATAACACCTTTGCCACATACTTTGCATTTCAAGCAAATATCAGCAATTATTCGAAGTACAGcatgaaaatgtatttgataGTTCGTTTATGTACAGTGGAAATTTTATCTTCCAAATGCGACAAATAACGGGACCTGGACACTAAAGAAACAGGTAAGTAGGAGTTCAGTGCAGTTCCAAATGTACAAAACAACATGGAGCGGTGTGTCAAACAACAGGTGAGTATCAGGAATGGCGTTCTATAGACTGTACCAAGGTGAAgagcaacaattttaaaatgaattaaaacgTACAGAGCAGGCATAACATTCAAAACACCGTAGATGAGAGAGGACTAATGTAAAGAACGATGTGATGAGAATCAGCAAAGTTATCAAACAATTTTAttccatcttttatttttcttttatttcttccttccttaattccttcattttgtctttattccTTTGTTGATTCATtccttgcttctttttttccagaagtaCTTAACAAAGATCATTCACTGAAATATAGATTAATGAGTTTTTGAAAATGTACCGGAAATAATAATTTAGAGTGAATCAGAACTATGTATTTGTGattggaataaaataaaaaaaagagtgtacAATTTTGCGAATGTAGAGGATAGCGGTGTTCAGGGTAAAGAACTCCGCATTGCATAACAAGGGACACAATTACTAAAGCACACAGCGCCATCATTTAAAGTGCATATTATGAAAAGGACATGAAAGAGAGAACATGAATCGTTTACACTCCCCTCCACCAAACCCTTCACTACCTGtccgaagaaaaagaaaaagagttcgTTGAGGATTCGTCGCCTCAAAGTGTGAACAGGATTGCAAATTTGTCAACTGACCAACCGGATGCAAGCGCACGCACGTGGGGAGAGGATGGTAGGCCAAGATGCCCTGGACAGACTGGTAGACGGATGTATGCAGTGGTtagcattacttttttttataatttctgcaATTTGCACGTGAAGTGCGAGGACAAAGGCAATGGGTGAGGGAGGAAGGAGGGTTTGAGGGTTTAGAGGGGGAGAATGATGGGGAGGGGAGTAAGAGATTGTACAATGGCCGCCCATCCCTTCTTGTCAGCTCTTGGCCGGAGAGTCATGTCCCTtagaaaaacttttctttcaatgtttattttctttttatgcgCCGATCCCACTTTCTTTATACCTTGTGTCAAACAGAACTCTTCTTGTTGCACACCTTGGAGCCCTAATCGAACTCGAGAACAATGTTGTGGCCCCAGTAAAGCTAGGGTGCAGCAGGTGTAAGGGTTAGGGTTCAAGTCTGCTTCAGGCATCATTTAGTGCAAAAGATATgccacgagagagagagagaaagagagagagtaagaaaagggagaaagagcGTGTTAATCATCTCTTaaagctttgttttcttgtcacctTGTTCAAAAGtgaagaatgaaacaaagaaaaaaaatataaagtacgaaaacagaataaatatttaactaattaggaaaatcaaagaaaaaagtgggaaagaaaataaatcattataaTTTCAGCagaataaatatgtttgtggaATTTGAAACGCGGTTGGTTTATGTAGCTGCTATACAGAGAGGCAGCATGAACTGAAAAATACTACatcaagaaaaaagataaaaagtgaaaacacGATTAacttaaagaaacaaataaaagaacaacgagagaattacaaataaaataaaaattggaaataaaaaaaggatatatatatacttagaTATCGCTGAAAGGTCCTTTAAAAGCCACATCCggcaaaaaaattcttttttttcagcagttttatttttcggGTATTGCAGCTGGGAAAGGTAGGCGGATGAGTTTGGAAACTGAAAAAATCTTTGATTTACAGAGACTAGAAGCCTGCACCCGGTGTGAGGGTGACAGAAACAACATGACAACCCTTCTCCAAAAACAACGGATTATTTCACTCTCAGGTGTGTTCGGCGAACGTCCGCTTCAAAGGGGAGCAGACACCCGAACCCTTTACACCCAGAAGTACTAAGTTCACAAAAGGCATACAAAGCCATTGAAATGTTTACCTACAAAGTGCATAAGTATGCCGGGGTATCTGCGATGTAACACGGGGAAGACAGTTTCTCGGCAAATTGTTAAAGAATAGCTAAGGCTTATTACATAGGTGTCAGATATGCCTATGTGGAGTACACCCACTGGCCCAGTTACAAGCCACCCAGTTAAGTACAGTTGACGAAAAAACATTGAATGCTTTAAAATAGGAAAGGATAGTGTTCGATGTGGATGCACCACTGCTATGCTGCTACCACCACCAGGGCAGGGTATAGCTGACTGGTTAGGGCAACTGGGATCCGAACCTGCAAGAACGCGAAGCAcgacggttcgatacccgtatggCGCAGCGTTTTTCTCCCAGAAAGTGAAGGGCAGTAGAGATCGTTTCTCCGTGTATGATAATACCGTCAATAGCCGTTAGAATGTTTAATTTTATCTGCTTCATTTGAACTGCGCTGACCCGACATATGGCGTCGTACCGAGACAACATTTAAGTCTGGAATCTGAGTGCAACATGAAAACACCGGCTCTCACCTGATTTGAGAGCAAGCGAAACAAGCTACCTTATTAAAATAACTGTCACGGTGTCCCTGACCTCTTTTCCCCTCGGTTACTCTACATCCTGCTTGCACTCGACAACATTCTACTATCACCTCCAGCCTCCTGTTTGATTTCCTGACCTGACGAATGGATCGTGGAGGAAGAACAACAGACCGCCGATACCGTTTGGCGTGTCTACGTGTCTTTCATGCGAGCGACAACCTGGAACACTGAAACATCTGAACACCGACAGTGAGACCCCCTCTAGCACTGTAACCAATCAAGTACAGCAAACACTGAAGCAAAACTGTGAAAATGCAATATTACAACGGATGTTTGTTTAGTAGTTCTGCCAGTGCAAGTTAGCACGTGATCATAAGTAACAGGCTGATGATGTGAACACTTTTCTCGGTTGGCGTTAACCGTTCGTTCTATGTTTCATCAACTTGAATTGCTCGTTATTCATACATCATGGGTTTACTTTGTGACGTTGTGATGCTGTTACAGTAATAATCTGATCCAAAAATTGCTTTGTACCAACGACTTCTTGTGGGGACAAGATGCACGATTGCACCCCATGGTAGCTCGCTGCTGGATCACGGAAAATTTAACTCAgtttttttgttcattaatggaaagaaaaaagaggttAAAGCTATAGGAAGAAATTAGTGAAATAAACAAAGCTGAAAAATGGGAAACAAAGAGACATTATGGTTGTAGGTGAGTGAGGTGTTCAAGCCCTCTACCCCTGGGTCTCGAAATGAGCTATCGTGAGGGCGGTAGTCATCTCATCTAACTCCCCTACCTTTCCCAACCCCATAAGGAGTTCCACAGGTGGGTCAACAGGGTGAGATGGGGGTGAGTAGTAAGTACACTGctctacacgggtatcgaaccccGGAACTAGGCTTTGCGCTCCTCAAGAACGACAAACACTGAAACATTAAAGGTCTAACttcacgacacacacacaaacacactaattgGTGAACGATCAACCTCAGAGCTGGTCCTCGCGCAAATTAAGCTGTCCTAAAGACAGTCCCTCGTGGTAGAAGTCGCTGGATGAAGGATGCGACCTAAGAGAATGCAGCGCATCACAATGATTCTACCCAGCCACCCTCTCTCCCAGTCCACATCTCTCTCAGCATCCTCACCCTGCGTGTTGGGTCTGTTTGCTGTGGACAAGTGCGCTTCAAAGGAAGAGCAAACTCCCCCCAACAGAAGCCACAAGTGCAGGAGACTGTTAATTCAACACTCGTGCTGTTGTTTCCCCTTTCTACCCACCTCCACCCTCCGAGGGTTAGAAGAAACCGCTACAGTATTACTCACACCTCTTCTACAGATTCAACTGTTTGGCGGATGCAAGCAAGGGGTTAATTCACGCTGCATCTGCTACACTAGAAAACAGGCTGCGGTCGGAGGAATGCGGTTAAAGCAAATTAATTACAGATTCCGGCATCTCTGGTCGAAATTCCACGTAAAACGTTTGGAACGAAGGGGATATAATAATTCAATTTGCATCCTCTTCCAAGATGTCTGGCTTTCACAGCTTTCTGCGTTGTGCGTGGAAACTGAGAAACTTCGAAAAACACTCACTGGAAGACAGTAATGAAGCAGCAATGTCAGGGCAAACAAAGACGGTTGGGGTTGTTTGAGTAAGTCGAATGAAACAGCATGGTACAGAGTAAGCAGTGTGGACATTTCAGTGAAAATTCCGTTTAGAGTTTGCTGCggacgcgcgcgcacacatacacacatacatacccaCATACGCACatctacatatacacataaacacacaatcACATGTACACACGAGTGCAGGAACACATGTGAAGACATTAATGTAAAAGTActgtcaatatattttatttcaaatacacaaacaccGATTAATCTTGTGCTGCTGCGAAGGATGTGAGTCTTGGAAGGATTTGAGCTTTTTTAGAGGTGGAGTGGGTGCAAGAGAGTACAAGTAAAAATTCcttgtgtacacacacacatgcatgtaaccACCAGTAAGTGATGTTGATATGGACCAGATGGTCTaccaaaaactgaataaatattattatttattattacacacatacacagggaAATTGTAGGTCAAGAAGGTACAAAATAATCTTACCTCGGTTCCACAAAGCTCAGCTCCTGCCCCTGCTCTGCAGGTCAACTGTAGAAATGAAAGAACACAAGGTTTATTTTCGTTTTGTTACCATTCCTTCATCTAGGCAAGATctgacaacaaaaatacttgTAGAAAAATCAGGGACATAGTCTGAGATAACATGCACGTCTCACGCATTTTTTGAAGATCCATGCGATGCAAcccgttttttttaaaaaatcattcctcattttttttttttgctctatATTTGGATAACAACACCATAATCTCTAAGAcagtttggggatttttttctaatttactgaacatatttaatttttttaactgggccaaactatttattttcacaaagaaagtgtgtgtagaAGACGTACAATTAAATTCCCGTGTGGCAgcgaactgtaagtggttcactgtgtctaatgCACGTGGAAGTCGGGGCCTAACCTCCTCATATACCCTTTTGAGGGAACCCATATGTTGGGTATGCACAAAGGTGAGGTTTGGGTTGCAATCTAAAGGCGTTGGCAAACCTCTAACAGACGTCCTCATTCTCGACCGCACTAGCCATGCCCTGCCCTCAATCTTCAATCCTCGTGTAAGTCTGTCAGCCACCCGCTTTTGTGCAAGGTACAACTAATCGCGCATTTTctctcacgtgtgtgtgtacaatgcTCAGAAGAGACAACGGCTTGACATCCGGCAATGGCCTGCACCTCGAAAAAGACATCCACCCGTGCGCGGAACATAACCCTTTGTCAAACGACGCCATCTCCGTAATTTCCCCCTCCACCCTCCTCCTACCTCCCATCCCGCCAGGTTGTATAGTCAACGAGTTGGCGGGATGGGAAGATGGGCGGACATTGGGACAGGTTTTGTCAACGGTGAAGTACAATCAAAAATGGACTTGAAAGGATTTTCCCTTGAGACCAAACGAGACGAAAGTTAACTTGCACCGCACTTGGCTGCCTCTCTTCATCAAGCATCCTTGTAATATATGTGACCTCATCTTTAATAATGAACCCGGGCTTGTCTGAGTTAGCCTTGTGACCATTTGCAATAGTCTCATTGACCATGCGACCTTACCTGAAGAACTTCATCTGGAAGAGATAAgtattgaaattaaaatgtagGCAACAGAGGGTGGATTGTTCCAGCAAACAAGGCTGGTTAgttggttgttggtgttttccGTCTGGTCACAAAATGAGGATGTATCACGGGGGAGCTGGTCCAAACCTATATAAACAGGtgtttttctaaagaaaaaaagtgtgtgctTGAGGTGAGCCATCTAACCACGCTCCTCCTTGTCCTCGTGACAAGCGGCTCACCGTTGCGACCTTCCCCCTGTCTTACACGTGGCGCAACGGTCCGTGATTTCagtcacatcacgtgacagttcAGCTCTCCAAATAAATGATTAACATACTAATAGAGCGTGTTTATGGCTGTCCTTTTGCAATAGCTCTACTGCCTAAAGTCATTAGAAATGAAGGTAATGAGTATAAGGAAGGTGAATTCATTATAGAAGAGTTAGTTATCTGGTCACCTCGGCTTCTGCCCTCAAGACACAGTCTCATGTTGTCTTGGTTCCAGCACACTACTTGGTCTCGGTAATGGAGCACAATATGATGCCGGAGACCTTATAATGCTTTactaaataatataaactaacttacataatattttttgaatTATAGAAAAATTAGCCACAAATCATCTTAGAGTTAGAAATATTGTTTGTGGCAATGTTGATGTAGATATCCATACTGTATTAGATATtagatgaagttttttttaaattcaattctGCGTTATCTGTTTGGGAAAGCTCTTTCACAACTTAGTTACAATATATAACACTAACAACACTAATGACAATAAAGGCCAAAGGAGGTCTGTTTCACTCCCCACCAGCAACTAAAGCATATTCGCATCCAAACAGGTACTAGagtcagaaaaagaacagcgtgcccgagatgaggaCAGCCAATcatcactgatgatgatgatgattagtagAAGCATTAGAATGAGGACAGACTAGACAAACTAGTTTCAGAAATCTATGATAATTAATCCAATGATAGAGTATGGAGAAGGATGGAAGCAGATATACTCACTAACAACACACAAGCTAGGAGAGTCGGTTTCATGACGTCCAGCTGGATCTTCTCCCGAGTCTTTTTCTGCCGAGACTCATCCAGGAACATCTCGTCTTGTTCACTTCACCAATGGGGCCGCCAATTACCACCAGTTCGCTCGTACCCTCGTCGAAACACTCCTTCTCTTTAGGGAGGTCAAA
The sequence above is a segment of the Pomacea canaliculata isolate SZHN2017 linkage group LG6, ASM307304v1, whole genome shotgun sequence genome. Coding sequences within it:
- the LOC112567275 gene encoding zonadhesin-like, yielding MFLDESRQKKTREKIQLDVMKPTLLACVLLLTCRAGAGAELCGTETCGEGEKCYEVCQTPLCTGGIDQKCIVESRLLNNQAAQQKCPNGQLPVLYPDRLWFVGVHECSNDSHCPAGRQCVNSACCPPSVPVPVVRAASLGALNPLCPPLCRMGCRYGFQVDAKGCPMCACRPEPCENYQCPSGTKCKVMGDVDKCDGIVCSNLYPACIDAKTECPLVACRMLCPFGKELDDNGCELCGCKDVCRQVVCPTGKKCQPNYPSSQNSPSAPQFSCVDINPNTSQCSPITCRKHCPYGAKTDERGCEMCQCNDEPVNICSTMVCPDNQKCQMVTDSTCTTGFCPRCVAQSINPLALCARVLCRLFCPEGFEKDEQGCDTCQCKKKTTPAQTCTEVRCSAGQICALVEDCPTCGLRPVCFDLPGTTLSPNTATTTTTVPSTTPPLTPRVLPDTSTDSSICSLLRFFLTNSSDSSSADKRLAAICKL